The Candidatus Neomarinimicrobiota bacterium genome segment TTAAACATGAGCGCGGAAACGGCGTACGTGGCCACACTCTTTAAATCATTGGCCACAGCACGCATATCAATGTACTGCGAGCGGTGATCCGACAAAGCGATCCACCCTGATTTTCGGCTGCTATCTATTTCCGCCTCTGGAGTTGCATCGTCCCAACCGGAGAAGAACTGATTATATTTACCGACATTCTCGTAGTACGCGTTGTTCTTTTTCACATAGACGAAATCGCTGGTATCGGGGTCCGCCAGAAGTTGATAGATTCTCTCACTATCTTCCTTGGTATTGCCGTATACTTCAGGGCGACCATCGCCATCCATATCCACAAAGAATTCCAGCTGATGGCTGCCATCGGTGCCAACGTAAATCTGGTCCTTTCCCTTGCCCCAGGGATCAGTCTGGTAGAGATGGGCGGTGAATAACCAATGTTCAAAATCCCAGTGGTCGTCAGCAAATTCCTCATACGCCTCGGTCGAATCTTTACCCCGCTGTGAATAGCTTCTCAATGCCCACACTGCTAGCACTTCTACTCCCAGAAACAGGGCCGTTTTCTTCAGCTGTCGGACGTACAGCTGACCGGCACCCGGTACGAGCAAGGACAGGACCATCGCTTTGCCTGGATAGCGGTAATTGGGACTGTCCACATCAATGCCGCGCAGGGTATCCTGA includes the following:
- a CDS encoding DUF5683 domain-containing protein — translated: MKIRVSLFIILICGAAQGVNPGTGRYLDPNCALVQQLYEVAAIQSPAWQTQDTLRGIDVDSPNYRYPGKAMVLSLLVPGAGQLYVRQLKKTALFLGVEVLAVWALRSYSQRGKDSTEAYEEFADDHWDFEHWLFTAHLYQTDPWGKGKDQIYVGTDGSHQLEFFVDMDGDGRPEVYGNTKEDSERIYQLLADPDTSDFVYVKKNNAYYENVGKYNQFFSGWDDATPEAEIDSSRKSGWIALSDHRSQYIDMRAVANDLKSVATYAVSALMF